A part of Chanos chanos chromosome 9, fChaCha1.1, whole genome shotgun sequence genomic DNA contains:
- the arnt gene encoding aryl hydrocarbon receptor nuclear translocator isoform X2, whose translation MSELASSNPDLSDVSSLGMANAVGSQGTSNAAVPKGNSKRRAPSDFDDDEGNKLFRCDDDGTASNDKERFARENHSEIERRRRNKMTAYITELSEMVPTCSALARKPDKLTILRMAVSHMKSLRGTGTTASDGTYKPSFLTDQELKYLILEAADGFLFVVSCESGRVVYVSDSVTPVLNQAQSDWLGSSLYDQVHPDDADKLREQLSTSENNSTGRMLDLKTGTVKKEGAQSSVRMSMGARRSFICRMRCGVCPVEPVTLNRLSYLKNRNRNGLGPPKEGEPQYVVVHCTGYIKSWPPAGVSLSDEEADNGQGNRFCLVAIGRLQVTCCPSDNNIGNISVPVEFISRHNCQGTFTFVDHRSLATVGYQPQELLGKNILELAHPEDQGLLRDSLQQVIKLRGQVMSVMFRFRSKSREWIWMRTSSFTFQNPFSEEIEYIICTNANVNRAPNQDALSPLSSPGVALPPSLGQNSPNCPPTPSPGRVTARQLQQQQQAELEGGARRDGVFEAGQVSLPQPVQSVGAADPNKTLDKDLYPETRDPRYPDLYTDQSKTLPANSAPGGQQIFPQNNSFPSAARPNESFRPGNMAQPMVLPGHTAGQMLTHMSHQSGSNPTCPSGASPGTNTPIQNQAGTAAAPGAWTGPRPAFNSQVAAQTAKSQSPQFTMGVFPSVSSSSSSPSSSSFGQMPGATASTPANNSTYPQHSTRPNTTANGYGDVNQPNAQFSSRPGEAVWQQWQGQPHSQNSAETHPHGQANQADMFPDVLSMLDQSANFNNDDFGEMPIFPPFNE comes from the exons atctGTCGGACGTGTCCTCTCTGGGTATGGCTAACGCGGTTGGTTCTCAGGGTACCAGCAATGCTGCTGTGCCCAAAGGCAACAGCAAAAGACGCGCACC gtcggactttgatgatgatgaaggaaACAAACTTTTCAG gtgtgatGATGACGGCACGGCTTCGAACGATAAGGAGCGCTTTGCAAG GGAGAATCACAGTGAGATTGAGAGGCGACGACGGAACAAGATGACGGCCTACATCACTGAACTGTCGGAAATGGTGCCCACCTGCAGCGCGTTGGCACGGAAACCAGACAAACTGACCATCCTGCGCATGGCTGTGTCACACATGAAGTCGCTGAGAGGGACTGGTACCACAGCATCAGACGGCACATACAAACCCTCCTTCCTCACAgaccag gagctGAAGTATCTGATCCTGGAGGCAGCTGACGGCTTTCTGTTTGTGGTGTCTTGTGAGAGTGGGCGTGTGGTGTATGTGTCGGACTCCGTGACCCCCGTCCTTAACCAGGCTCAGTCTGATTGGCTGGGCTCCTCCCTCTACGACCAGGTCCACCCCGACGACGCCGACAAACTCAGGGAGCAGCTCTCCACCTCCGAGAACAACAgcacag ggaggATGCTGGACCTGAAGACAGGCACAGTGAAGAAAGAGGGAGCACAGTCATCTGTGAGGATGAGTATGGGAGCGCGACGCTCCTTCATCTGCCGCATGAG gTGCGGTGTGTGTCCAGTGGAGCCTGTAACTCTAAACAGACTCAGCTACCTGAAGAACAGAAATAG gaatggACTGGGACCACCTAAGGAAGGAGAACCACAGTACGTGGTAGTCCACTGCACTGGATACATCAAATCATGGCCTcctgcag GGGTTTCCTTGTCTGATGAAGAGGCAGACAATGGTCAGGGAAACCGTTTCTGCCTGGTTGCTATAGGAAGGCTGCAG GTAACCTGTTGCCCCAGCGACAACAACATAGGCAACATCAGCGTACCAGTGGAGTTCATCTCCCGTCACAACTGCCAGGGCACCTTCACCTTTGTGGACCACCGCAGCCTAGCAACCGTGGGCTATCAGCCCCAG GAGCTTTTGGggaagaacattctagaactgGCACACCCTGAGGATCAAGGTCTACTGAGAGACAGCctgcagcag GTGATAAAGTTGCGAGGGCAGGTCATGTCTGTGATGTTTCGGTTCCGATCCAAATCTCGTGAGTGGATCTGGATGAGAACCAGCTCTTTCACCTTCCAGAACCCTTTCTCTGAGGAGATAGAGTATATCATTTGCACCAACGCTAATGTCAA TAGAGCTCCAAACCAGGATGCGCTCTCCCCTCTCTCGTCCCCGGGGGTGGCACTGCCCCCCTCCCTGGGGCAAAACAGTCCTAActgtccccccacccccagtccaGGGCGCGTTACAGCCAG gcagttgcagcaacagcagcaggcGGAGCTGGAGGGCGGGGCAAGAAGGGATGGTGTGTTTGAGGCCGGCCAGGTGTCTCTTCCCCAG CCAGTGCAGTCTGTAGGAGCAGCAGATCCAAATAAGACTTTGGATAAAGATCTTTACCCAGAGACCAGAGACCCTCGCTACCCAGATCTATACACgg atcagtcaAAGACTCTGCCTGCCAACTCTGCTCCTGGAGGACAGCAGATTTTCCCTCAGAACAACTCCTTCCCCTCAGCTGCCCGTCCCAACGAATctttcag ACCTGGGAACATGGCTCAGCCGATGGTTCTCCCAGGTCACACAGCGGGTCAGATGCTGACCCACATGTCCCATCAGTCGGGCTCCAACCCCACCTGCCCGTCTGGAGCCTCACCCGGCACCAACACCCCCATCCAGAACCAGGCCGGTACCGCCGCCGCGCCAGGGGCATGGACCGGCCCCAGACCTGCCTTCAACTCCCAG gtggcagcacAGACAGCAAAGAGTCAGTCTCCTCAGTTTACCATGGGGGTGTTCCCCTCCgtgtcttcctcctcctcttctccttcctcctcctcttttggGCAGATGCCCGGTGCTACGGCCTCCACCCCCGCAAACAACTCCACTTACCCCCAGCACAGCACCCGCCCAAACACCACTGCCAACGGATACG gtgaTGTGAATCAGCCCAATGCGCAGTTCTCCTCCCGGCCAGGGGAGGCAGTGTGGCAGCAGTGGCAGGGTCAGCCGCACTCGCAGAACTCTGCGGAAACGCACCCTCATGGCCAGGCCAACCAGGCAGATATGTTCCCG GATGTACTTTCCATGTTGGATCAGTCCGCTAACTTCAACAACGACGACTTTGGAGAGATGCCAATCTTCCCTCCATTCAACGAATGA
- the arnt gene encoding aryl hydrocarbon receptor nuclear translocator isoform X3 codes for MSELASSNPDLSDVSSLGMANAVGSQGTSNAAVPKGNSKRRAPSDFDDDEGNKLFRCDDDGTASNDKERFARENHSEIERRRRNKMTAYITELSEMVPTCSALARKPDKLTILRMAVSHMKSLRGTGTTASDGTYKPSFLTDQELKYLILEAADGFLFVVSCESGRVVYVSDSVTPVLNQAQSDWLGSSLYDQVHPDDADKLREQLSTSENNSTGRMLDLKTGTVKKEGAQSSVRMSMGARRSFICRMRCGVCPVEPVTLNRLSYLKNRNRNGLGPPKEGEPQYVVVHCTGYIKSWPPAGVSLSDEEADNGQGNRFCLVAIGRLQVTCCPSDNNIGNISVPVEFISRHNCQGTFTFVDHRSLATVGYQPQELLGKNILELAHPEDQGLLRDSLQQVIKLRGQVMSVMFRFRSKSREWIWMRTSSFTFQNPFSEEIEYIICTNANVKQLQQQQQAELEGGARRDGVFEAGQVSLPQPVQSVGAADPNKTLDKDLYPETRDPRYPDLYTDQSKTLPANSAPGGQQIFPQNNSFPSAARPNESFRPGNMAQPMVLPGHTAGQMLTHMSHQSGSNPTCPSGASPGTNTPIQNQAGTAAAPGAWTGPRPAFNSQQVAAQTAKSQSPQFTMGVFPSVSSSSSSPSSSSFGQMPGATASTPANNSTYPQHSTRPNTTANGYGDVNQPNAQFSSRPGEAVWQQWQGQPHSQNSAETHPHGQANQADMFPDVLSMLDQSANFNNDDFGEMPIFPPFNE; via the exons atctGTCGGACGTGTCCTCTCTGGGTATGGCTAACGCGGTTGGTTCTCAGGGTACCAGCAATGCTGCTGTGCCCAAAGGCAACAGCAAAAGACGCGCACC gtcggactttgatgatgatgaaggaaACAAACTTTTCAG gtgtgatGATGACGGCACGGCTTCGAACGATAAGGAGCGCTTTGCAAG GGAGAATCACAGTGAGATTGAGAGGCGACGACGGAACAAGATGACGGCCTACATCACTGAACTGTCGGAAATGGTGCCCACCTGCAGCGCGTTGGCACGGAAACCAGACAAACTGACCATCCTGCGCATGGCTGTGTCACACATGAAGTCGCTGAGAGGGACTGGTACCACAGCATCAGACGGCACATACAAACCCTCCTTCCTCACAgaccag gagctGAAGTATCTGATCCTGGAGGCAGCTGACGGCTTTCTGTTTGTGGTGTCTTGTGAGAGTGGGCGTGTGGTGTATGTGTCGGACTCCGTGACCCCCGTCCTTAACCAGGCTCAGTCTGATTGGCTGGGCTCCTCCCTCTACGACCAGGTCCACCCCGACGACGCCGACAAACTCAGGGAGCAGCTCTCCACCTCCGAGAACAACAgcacag ggaggATGCTGGACCTGAAGACAGGCACAGTGAAGAAAGAGGGAGCACAGTCATCTGTGAGGATGAGTATGGGAGCGCGACGCTCCTTCATCTGCCGCATGAG gTGCGGTGTGTGTCCAGTGGAGCCTGTAACTCTAAACAGACTCAGCTACCTGAAGAACAGAAATAG gaatggACTGGGACCACCTAAGGAAGGAGAACCACAGTACGTGGTAGTCCACTGCACTGGATACATCAAATCATGGCCTcctgcag GGGTTTCCTTGTCTGATGAAGAGGCAGACAATGGTCAGGGAAACCGTTTCTGCCTGGTTGCTATAGGAAGGCTGCAG GTAACCTGTTGCCCCAGCGACAACAACATAGGCAACATCAGCGTACCAGTGGAGTTCATCTCCCGTCACAACTGCCAGGGCACCTTCACCTTTGTGGACCACCGCAGCCTAGCAACCGTGGGCTATCAGCCCCAG GAGCTTTTGGggaagaacattctagaactgGCACACCCTGAGGATCAAGGTCTACTGAGAGACAGCctgcagcag GTGATAAAGTTGCGAGGGCAGGTCATGTCTGTGATGTTTCGGTTCCGATCCAAATCTCGTGAGTGGATCTGGATGAGAACCAGCTCTTTCACCTTCCAGAACCCTTTCTCTGAGGAGATAGAGTATATCATTTGCACCAACGCTAATGTCAA gcagttgcagcaacagcagcaggcGGAGCTGGAGGGCGGGGCAAGAAGGGATGGTGTGTTTGAGGCCGGCCAGGTGTCTCTTCCCCAG CCAGTGCAGTCTGTAGGAGCAGCAGATCCAAATAAGACTTTGGATAAAGATCTTTACCCAGAGACCAGAGACCCTCGCTACCCAGATCTATACACgg atcagtcaAAGACTCTGCCTGCCAACTCTGCTCCTGGAGGACAGCAGATTTTCCCTCAGAACAACTCCTTCCCCTCAGCTGCCCGTCCCAACGAATctttcag ACCTGGGAACATGGCTCAGCCGATGGTTCTCCCAGGTCACACAGCGGGTCAGATGCTGACCCACATGTCCCATCAGTCGGGCTCCAACCCCACCTGCCCGTCTGGAGCCTCACCCGGCACCAACACCCCCATCCAGAACCAGGCCGGTACCGCCGCCGCGCCAGGGGCATGGACCGGCCCCAGACCTGCCTTCAACTCCCAG caggtggcagcacAGACAGCAAAGAGTCAGTCTCCTCAGTTTACCATGGGGGTGTTCCCCTCCgtgtcttcctcctcctcttctccttcctcctcctcttttggGCAGATGCCCGGTGCTACGGCCTCCACCCCCGCAAACAACTCCACTTACCCCCAGCACAGCACCCGCCCAAACACCACTGCCAACGGATACG gtgaTGTGAATCAGCCCAATGCGCAGTTCTCCTCCCGGCCAGGGGAGGCAGTGTGGCAGCAGTGGCAGGGTCAGCCGCACTCGCAGAACTCTGCGGAAACGCACCCTCATGGCCAGGCCAACCAGGCAGATATGTTCCCG GATGTACTTTCCATGTTGGATCAGTCCGCTAACTTCAACAACGACGACTTTGGAGAGATGCCAATCTTCCCTCCATTCAACGAATGA
- the arnt gene encoding aryl hydrocarbon receptor nuclear translocator isoform X1, translated as MSELASSNPDLSDVSSLGMANAVGSQGTSNAAVPKGNSKRRAPSDFDDDEGNKLFRCDDDGTASNDKERFARENHSEIERRRRNKMTAYITELSEMVPTCSALARKPDKLTILRMAVSHMKSLRGTGTTASDGTYKPSFLTDQELKYLILEAADGFLFVVSCESGRVVYVSDSVTPVLNQAQSDWLGSSLYDQVHPDDADKLREQLSTSENNSTGRMLDLKTGTVKKEGAQSSVRMSMGARRSFICRMRCGVCPVEPVTLNRLSYLKNRNRNGLGPPKEGEPQYVVVHCTGYIKSWPPAGVSLSDEEADNGQGNRFCLVAIGRLQVTCCPSDNNIGNISVPVEFISRHNCQGTFTFVDHRSLATVGYQPQELLGKNILELAHPEDQGLLRDSLQQVIKLRGQVMSVMFRFRSKSREWIWMRTSSFTFQNPFSEEIEYIICTNANVNRAPNQDALSPLSSPGVALPPSLGQNSPNCPPTPSPGRVTARQLQQQQQAELEGGARRDGVFEAGQVSLPQPVQSVGAADPNKTLDKDLYPETRDPRYPDLYTDQSKTLPANSAPGGQQIFPQNNSFPSAARPNESFRPGNMAQPMVLPGHTAGQMLTHMSHQSGSNPTCPSGASPGTNTPIQNQAGTAAAPGAWTGPRPAFNSQQVAAQTAKSQSPQFTMGVFPSVSSSSSSPSSSSFGQMPGATASTPANNSTYPQHSTRPNTTANGYGDVNQPNAQFSSRPGEAVWQQWQGQPHSQNSAETHPHGQANQADMFPDVLSMLDQSANFNNDDFGEMPIFPPFNE; from the exons atctGTCGGACGTGTCCTCTCTGGGTATGGCTAACGCGGTTGGTTCTCAGGGTACCAGCAATGCTGCTGTGCCCAAAGGCAACAGCAAAAGACGCGCACC gtcggactttgatgatgatgaaggaaACAAACTTTTCAG gtgtgatGATGACGGCACGGCTTCGAACGATAAGGAGCGCTTTGCAAG GGAGAATCACAGTGAGATTGAGAGGCGACGACGGAACAAGATGACGGCCTACATCACTGAACTGTCGGAAATGGTGCCCACCTGCAGCGCGTTGGCACGGAAACCAGACAAACTGACCATCCTGCGCATGGCTGTGTCACACATGAAGTCGCTGAGAGGGACTGGTACCACAGCATCAGACGGCACATACAAACCCTCCTTCCTCACAgaccag gagctGAAGTATCTGATCCTGGAGGCAGCTGACGGCTTTCTGTTTGTGGTGTCTTGTGAGAGTGGGCGTGTGGTGTATGTGTCGGACTCCGTGACCCCCGTCCTTAACCAGGCTCAGTCTGATTGGCTGGGCTCCTCCCTCTACGACCAGGTCCACCCCGACGACGCCGACAAACTCAGGGAGCAGCTCTCCACCTCCGAGAACAACAgcacag ggaggATGCTGGACCTGAAGACAGGCACAGTGAAGAAAGAGGGAGCACAGTCATCTGTGAGGATGAGTATGGGAGCGCGACGCTCCTTCATCTGCCGCATGAG gTGCGGTGTGTGTCCAGTGGAGCCTGTAACTCTAAACAGACTCAGCTACCTGAAGAACAGAAATAG gaatggACTGGGACCACCTAAGGAAGGAGAACCACAGTACGTGGTAGTCCACTGCACTGGATACATCAAATCATGGCCTcctgcag GGGTTTCCTTGTCTGATGAAGAGGCAGACAATGGTCAGGGAAACCGTTTCTGCCTGGTTGCTATAGGAAGGCTGCAG GTAACCTGTTGCCCCAGCGACAACAACATAGGCAACATCAGCGTACCAGTGGAGTTCATCTCCCGTCACAACTGCCAGGGCACCTTCACCTTTGTGGACCACCGCAGCCTAGCAACCGTGGGCTATCAGCCCCAG GAGCTTTTGGggaagaacattctagaactgGCACACCCTGAGGATCAAGGTCTACTGAGAGACAGCctgcagcag GTGATAAAGTTGCGAGGGCAGGTCATGTCTGTGATGTTTCGGTTCCGATCCAAATCTCGTGAGTGGATCTGGATGAGAACCAGCTCTTTCACCTTCCAGAACCCTTTCTCTGAGGAGATAGAGTATATCATTTGCACCAACGCTAATGTCAA TAGAGCTCCAAACCAGGATGCGCTCTCCCCTCTCTCGTCCCCGGGGGTGGCACTGCCCCCCTCCCTGGGGCAAAACAGTCCTAActgtccccccacccccagtccaGGGCGCGTTACAGCCAG gcagttgcagcaacagcagcaggcGGAGCTGGAGGGCGGGGCAAGAAGGGATGGTGTGTTTGAGGCCGGCCAGGTGTCTCTTCCCCAG CCAGTGCAGTCTGTAGGAGCAGCAGATCCAAATAAGACTTTGGATAAAGATCTTTACCCAGAGACCAGAGACCCTCGCTACCCAGATCTATACACgg atcagtcaAAGACTCTGCCTGCCAACTCTGCTCCTGGAGGACAGCAGATTTTCCCTCAGAACAACTCCTTCCCCTCAGCTGCCCGTCCCAACGAATctttcag ACCTGGGAACATGGCTCAGCCGATGGTTCTCCCAGGTCACACAGCGGGTCAGATGCTGACCCACATGTCCCATCAGTCGGGCTCCAACCCCACCTGCCCGTCTGGAGCCTCACCCGGCACCAACACCCCCATCCAGAACCAGGCCGGTACCGCCGCCGCGCCAGGGGCATGGACCGGCCCCAGACCTGCCTTCAACTCCCAG caggtggcagcacAGACAGCAAAGAGTCAGTCTCCTCAGTTTACCATGGGGGTGTTCCCCTCCgtgtcttcctcctcctcttctccttcctcctcctcttttggGCAGATGCCCGGTGCTACGGCCTCCACCCCCGCAAACAACTCCACTTACCCCCAGCACAGCACCCGCCCAAACACCACTGCCAACGGATACG gtgaTGTGAATCAGCCCAATGCGCAGTTCTCCTCCCGGCCAGGGGAGGCAGTGTGGCAGCAGTGGCAGGGTCAGCCGCACTCGCAGAACTCTGCGGAAACGCACCCTCATGGCCAGGCCAACCAGGCAGATATGTTCCCG GATGTACTTTCCATGTTGGATCAGTCCGCTAACTTCAACAACGACGACTTTGGAGAGATGCCAATCTTCCCTCCATTCAACGAATGA